From Triticum urartu cultivar G1812 chromosome 2, Tu2.1, whole genome shotgun sequence, a single genomic window includes:
- the LOC125539749 gene encoding BAG family molecular chaperone regulator 1-like, producing the protein MARVMHRSSSDGGSSSGWSEAAAAAAGEEERSGWEVRPSGMVVQARDRGADGAAAGVPPRPPPPEIRVRVKYGAATHEVAVSSIATFGELKKALAPRTGLQPSEQLLTYKGRERKNSEFLDRFGVKNKSKLVVSEDPASLERRYIERQRNARIQNANRAIGAIALELDKLADQVTSIEKSVSGGSKVAEVQITTLIELLMRHAVKLESIPADADTSSQKNLQAKRVQKCVEALDVLKVSNARLQTVVVTTKWETFDNSPPVTTKWEIFD; encoded by the exons ATGGCGAGGGTGATGCACCGGTCGAGCTCGGACGGCGGGTCGAGCAGCGGGTGGTCGGAGGCGGCGGCCGCCGCGGCGGGGGAGGAGGAGCGGTCCGGGTGGGAGGTGCGGCCGAGCGGGATGGTCGTGCAGGCCCGGGACAGGGGCGCCGACGGCGCCGCGGCGGGGGTGCCgcccaggccgccgccgccggagatcAGGGTGCGGGTCAAGTACGGCGCCGCCACCCACGAGGTCGCCGTCTCCTCCATTGCCACCTTCG GTGAGCTGAAGAAGgcgctggcgccgaggacggggCTGCAGCCGTCGGAGCAGCTGCTGACGTACAAGGGGCGGGAGCGGAAGAACTCGGAGTTCCTGGACAGGTTCGGCGTCAAGAACAAGTCCAAGCTGGTGGTCTCCGAGGATCCGGCGAGCCTGGAGCGGCGCTACATCGAGCGGCAGCGGAACGCCAGGATCCAGAACGCCAACCGCGCCATCGGCGCCATCgccctcgagctcgacaagctcgcCGATCAG GTGACGAGCATCGAGAAGTCGGTGTCCGGCGGGAGCAAGGTGGCGGAGGTGCAGATCACGACGCTGATCGAGCTGCTGATGCGGCACGCGGTGAAGCTGGAGAGCATACCTGCCGACGCCGACACCTCCTCGCAGAAGAACCTCCAG GCGAAGCGGGTGCAGAAGTGCGTGGAGGCGCTGGACGTGCTCAAGGTGTCCAACGCGCGGCTGCAGACGGTGGTGGTGACCACCAAGTGGGAGACGTTCGACAACAGCCCCCCGGTCACCACCAAGTGGGAGATCTTCGACTGA